A region of the Plasmodium brasilianum strain Bolivian I chromosome Unknown PB_00_06, whole genome shotgun sequence genome:
GATAAATGtagtaattttaataaataagaatagaattttttgttccatcATAAAGTTttccaaaattttttatacattcaGAAAGAATTACATCtataataagtataatatattcaacgTAAAATAgtactacatatatattttcaatttttgtatattatttcttcatagaaagataataatatatatgtgtatatatgaaattcATTTGACAGTTCGAATCAAAATTAAATtcctttaataaaatattataaattattaatatttacattatgtataagaaaataactttaaataaagcactataattttaattcattcataaatattcaaaatatataagttatttatttaatatagtcGAGTGATTACatgttttttcataaaaacatttcaatataatgaaaaaatatacaatatatattaatattaagaaatattcatttaactAACAGcctaaaacatataaaatatagatctatttctatattttatatattaggaTAATAATTTCTAGTGTGACTAATGTTTTACCACTATTAATTGTAATTTCTGAGATATTATACTTTCGAAAAACATGttatttactttaaaaaatattaattattacaactgtacaataattgtaataattaacGAAATGTCCAATACAATTTACAACTTTTTTagttttgtaaaatataacacaCTTTTCAGTaatcatataaaaagtaacATTACCATATggtttataatatatctagAATGTTCAATTTATAACGTACCATTCAATGTAcggaaaattatatatatttaaaaagtaaataaaaacttaTTCTTTACCTTTgtgtcatatttttaaaaaatataattcttaattaaatttaatttgtaccattatttctaaatggaaattttttaaattattcactttaattttttcattttttatctacatatatatattagaagcgttattaatatattacaaaaataaaaaataagagaacagtaaaattagtatatgaatatttcatCCTATTgtataattcaaaaatattgcaaatactataaatttacttataataataatatactgGTTATTATaggtaaattataaaaaagaaagtgtAACCATATTATTTACcatgatatattatttaggAAACTTTTGCATTGACAATTCTAAAGCTAATATATTAGTTGTTGTTTGGTCTCttacaaaaatgtattttcagttaaataattttacagcTACACATAAAACAATgaatacaataaataaaaattctattattaataatatatgcgTTAATAAAAGTTTTCTTCTCAATTATTTCTGCTAAATATGTGGGGTAAACCAAATAATGAcgattataatattataacattCACAAAAAATTCATGTAAAAAtcctaaattttattttatcatattctattttttttttttttaaatattattttttcggTGAATATATTGAGAAattaacaaagaaaaaaacgtttaagatgttatattataattaaaaaaaaaaaaaaatattaatacattaaatataatcattttcTTTCGTTATGTACAAAATAAGACGCgttatttgttaatttaaaagtaataattctttttcataataaccttaaaaaatattaattttatactatataatgataaaaaatataaaacactaatatatatagtaaaaatataaattaacaaatgttttcaaataaaataatattaattgtgATTTTGCGTATTTAGCTTAGcgtacaaatatttatttttcgttgaaatttttatataaacagaaaaatatatatatatatatatatatatatttatattaagccaaaataattaattcacAAGAAAGAAcacattaaattaaaaattaaaacactTTCAAAAATTCACatcaacaaaaaaatataaacatatccTTTTTAcacttaaattataaatataataacacaTATGTagattcatatataaaatttaaaaaattattattatatataatatgttattaaaGATTTTGCATGTAGTGcataacattaaaaaattatttacataaatgaaCATATTCCTTACCACTCATGGTACTCTTCTAAgaatctaatttttttacgttttataacatttttataatagaaaaaaattatttgaattagTGTAATACCCAATATTAAGATAGGTTAACAATACATTATCATACCAAACACCTTGATTCCTATAAAATTCTTCAATTGACAtgtagatgaaaaaaaagcatgCAAACCTTCCGGAGAAGATGTACTAGTTTCGGATGGTATTCCATTATTATATCCTAATAAAACTcataattcatttaaaaaattaccaGTCCTTTTAAATTCCCCTAATGATAAATCTACTttagataaaattaatactaCTATGAACAATATTGAAAGTAAGCAAAGTCGTAATCTgtattttttacgttttaattttttataatacttattattaatttacatcatttatataaaaaaagttctATCATTTACttcattcattatttttttttcataatagttatatgatttatttaacatggaacatttatttttcataagactctttattaatttttccttatataataagcttctatataatttttcctttttttccttgtcccatttttcattatctaTTGTAAGTAATTTTtcgttcctttttttttattatgtggTATCTTTAATTCTAAATCTCCAGCATTTGCAAAATACCCTTTTCACTTAATACTAATAATCGATAAATTCGtttatctaattttttaaaaaaccaTACTTCTCAACCAAGAACTTGTTATGCCTactctaaaaaataaaatgtaaatattttatatataaattgataaaaaattgcattctagaaaaaaataattaataataataaataataaagatatgaataatacaaattCTTCCAAAAATGATTAAATTACCATGTCActgtaaaaatgatatatccaatttaaaagaataagcattgaaattttaataaaaaagataaacttAATACTTTGTTCCATGTTATAAATCTCTACAATTCTAATATGTacgataaagaaaaaattaacattagGTTATACACTTCcaacaatataaaaatacctcttttatttttattaatatgtttcttataaaattaatatacatatacatatattaaaacctaatccaaaaaaaaaaatatatatgaaaaaggattctataaaattatataattatcattatctataaaaaattaacttcAAGTAAAATTACACAGTTTCAATCAATTCATGTATATTCACAATGTATAATTCAATTGCATATTAAAGTAATTTAccaagctttttttttttgttgaaagttttgaatttatttacaacataccatgtataaaatatagatatatattattattctagGTATTTCTAGTATTATTAgtatttttaagttttcctagtaattattctaattatataaataatgtatttatgaaaaagaacacattattgataaaaaatatattagtatatataacaataaaaaaaaaatattaataaattcaaattatatatattttccgaAATTTTCCCTGTTTTACTAAATATAACACATGCTTTTTCTTATGGTTTTTAGTATATTTGAAGAGAAAATCTGTTAAacaatacataatttataaagatatatagttttaaaaaatataatattaaattattttttatatttttataataatcactgaaatttataatttttcattagaTTTAGTTTACGTGGCTATTTGTAAACAACATGTTTTTACACAcaaaaattacttttttttttataattaaacaaatatatttagataaaatgtaataaacaaaaaaacatgGTATAATACATGCATAAAATGTGTTGAAACCATAATAATCTTGGTTAAGTAATGCATTTTATTAATCTTTTCacgcataaaaataaatatcttttttgttgtctatttattcatagaaattcaaataatttctttaaaacTAAATTAAATCAAAAATTCTTTAACTTCACTGATGTTATCATTAATGTAGTCATCGCTTAATTTATTcgtgatatattttattagtaaaaattaatgatcttttacatatattattactgcttATTATGTTTATACTAATATTTCTGAAATTTCTTACGAGTATATGAAAACATAaactaaattattttatacgcacatatataccttttacagaaaagaatataattaaataaattgttataacgtttattaataacaaaaaaaaagaaaaagtattaagaaatatactaaaatttttttttgcaatgtAGTGGacttttttactttcatttatccatatatttatcttaCTTTTTCTAGcttgaattatatttttgcaaaaaaaagttGAATATATAAGCTTATTTAAATTCTAGGaaacacatttttatatatagaaatcgcattattacaataaaaatattatcctTAAACGTTTAGGTTAATTTGTGTTTAGAAAATAGCatttataagaaaattaaatatcaCGTAAAAATATCGTATCTAAATTTAATcaaaaatcatatatataattcatatattattaatactttcacttaaaatatagtttaatattttaattaaaacataatggaatatataatatttataatagcATAATATCATATAGAATAATTTGCACTATAATTtaatgtaaattaaaaatacgaaattttaaatataaaaaatattgtaaaacttgggaaattattttatgtatggacatttttctttaaaatgttaAGGACATTAAAATATGGCATTCGGGATTTAAACATAAATGCTCccgaaataatatattaaattgtaACTTTTATGCAAccaatataaatgaaaaaagtttgatattttataaaatataactttgAAAGAAGAAATTCTTGTATTCGTAAGTTTTAATTCCTTTCCCCTTGTTACATTTAGTTTCAGggataattataaaaatattatatattaaatatatgattttaaCCATctaaatataatgtatagGATCTTtcctaaaaaaattacttttataataaataaattattaaaaaaaattaaaacaaattgtAGGCCTaagatgtatatatttattgaacattcttttattatttctctatttttatttctcttgTTACTTTTACGTACTATTTTTACTACAGAATTTatgttaaatttaatatattttatttatatatattattagatttatgtataatataattttttcatttgttatttttatgtatcattaatattttaatgttacattatatatttcctatgatagtatatattttaaacttcaacaattttgtatataattgtaaaataattatactatcattttatttctctCATCCATAGATAGTTAAATAACTCATCGCTTTGTTtaaattatactatttttttattatagctcttatacatattattctttataatattatgttttttgttttaatattttttcaacgaatttaataatacattatataaatatacaaaatatgtttcgttgtgtatttatattttgactatatactatatatttttaagaaattatatatatataatataaaattacaaaaataacacaatattcttaatttttatataatatactattttatGTAGGATATCTTTTATACatcacacaaaaaaaaacttcATTAATTACTGGTAACTCTATGCATTAGCTTTATCTACGGTgttgtatttaaaaataatatttttatcaatgAAATTCTCAAATCTCATTTTTCTAAGGTgtcttataaaatatttttaattatcacaatttcttctatttttgtatagcaatttttcttattataaaaattttaaatatatattgtagatgcaatacttatttatagaagtatttataataaaaaaagactaaaattatatttatcttttttcccatttgacttctttcattattattaatagctcaataaaaacatatatttacatatttatataaaaagatgtTTAAAGTAATTCATCCACGgaaattatttctattttcaatattaatattatttataggagaatttacaatatatataatcactCATTTTATTGTTTACTATTTATACTTCTATtggtatataatatataatatgtttcgCATGATACATTTTTCTCATGtattaataacaattatTTACAATGTACTTTTGCATATAATAAACTATCCCTATATGCTTTGTACTACTTTAAATTATGAGTTTCTACTAAATAtctatatgtaaaaaatatttaatttgtataaacTCCAAAACTTCGAATATTATAATTCAGTTTTAACTTTAATTTGactaatgatatataaattagaaaaacaaaacattCGGAAATTTCTAATTTAATACTCCATATTTTTGGTTATTTGTAGTTCTCtatgtattttaattaataatcatttttacaatgataatatatcatTGAGGTATTCTTATTAAGTTAAATTGCAATATCAGTTGTATATCATGATTTAATGTCTATCGGTATATACGTtctattttatgtatttgctttcttttttttttttttttttttttgctttttaaaTAGAAGATTATATGGACATGTATTCTtgctaaaattattattcttaatataaattcaatatattcttttcttttcgtAGAAGATTACTCATGTAGCATAATATCCTACATTTAATTGTCTTCTACTTACATttgattttcttttttcatatgcGTATTCTATTAATTCTAGCTTATCCATATCATCAAAATTACGTCTAATTGATTTTCTCTTTAATACTCGAGTTTGTATCCATGACCAAATTGGAGTAaactattatttaaatgatatatataagatgattatataataattatttcatagttattttcatttatatatctattaaaaaaatacaaatagtagaaaattagaatatttaaatttatattttatattaataattacttTATATAGTAGGAAGCCAATGAAGAAAATGCCGACAAAGGGTAGAACAAAGAACAGAAAAATTTGTGATGAACTTAAGGCAGATACattaattacatattttggGTCAAGATAATTGGTATTATATTGGCTTAAACCTTTTTCTTGTGCAGAAACTTCCTTTATTTCACATTTCAAACGAggtaatttttcattaaagcAACTAGGAACATGCTTTTTAAGTTCAGAACAATATGGTTCAGAATTATTTTCtgtacaattatatatttcattataagCACTATTAGCTTTAACAAGATAATCATTAAATTTACTATCACATGTTTTCTTATACAGTTCCAAGGTTTTTTCAATATTCTCGTAATCTTTACAATAATCATGCAcaatcttcattttttcaaagttttcctttttaatatttttaaaaaaaatacatttgcATTTATCACGCCCCTGAAGAGCATTTGAAACATCTTCAAGCAATTTAATAACTTCTGGAAATGAATCttcctttaatttattaaataattcatttcCTAACCAATAGTACAAATAATGACATTTCTTATTACATTCATCTCCTTCATTATTAAATGCCACATAACACAAAGGCCTCATAAGCTTATCTGcaatacttttaattttatcatttttatatatctcagttcttttttctagaaattttgtattatcaTACTGCATGCAATAATCGAATTCTTTCTCAAAATTTTGtctataataaattttggaTGGTAGTGCttgtataaaattttccttagagtaaataaaaaaaaaaaaaaaaaaattgtacataaTTAGAAAAGCCTTATTtctcatatttattttattaacgtAGTTCAtgagaaaaagaatattccactgaatatgcataattctcaatttaaaaagttataaacCTGTAGTACACTGGGCATTTTAAGACATGTCTTCAATCTTGGAATATTCAAAATGGGGGAATAAAAAACATTCTAAaagcatatttatttatatatgatatataaaaatacataatatatcataattttcataagttttattaaaggttctaaaatgtaaaaatttattatttagtaggaatcatttttacaattttataaagtacaatttattataacataatTATACTTATGTAATGGAAacacttatatatgttaCGTAATCAGTACAAtagataattttatataataataaaaaaggaattataatatttttaaattagttcttatattaaaatgatacaaataataattacatatcataaatttaatatttctccTAAAATACATATGGCAAGATATTACATGTAAGAACGAATACAATTTCATCATTTAacattcttaaaaatatattatttattaaatggtTTCTTCATAATTAATGTAAGGAATTTTTACCTAACATATTCAACTagatatgttcatatatatatagttgcATTTTCCTAATAAATTACTCTCTTAGTTAAGTTACTTATAATATCattgtaaatgtaaaaatcAGGAAAATATGTATTGAACTTAAAATTCATTTCATGTTTTtgagaa
Encoded here:
- a CDS encoding PIR protein, which gives rise to MNFKFNTYFPDFYIYNDIISNLTKRTCLKMPSVLQENFIQALPSKIYYRQNFEKEFDYCMQYDNTKFLEKRTEIYKNDKIKSIADKLMRPLCYVAFNNEGDECNKKCHYLYYWLGNELFNKLKEDSFPEVIKLLEDVSNALQGRDKCKCIFFKNIKKENFEKMKIVHDYCKDYENIEKTLELYKKTCDSKFNDYLVKANSAYNEIYNCTENNSEPYCSELKKHVPSCFNEKLPRLKCEIKEVSAQEKGLSQYNTNYLDPKYVINVSALSSSQIFLFFVLPFVGIFFIGFLLYKFTPIWSWIQTRVLKRKSIRRNFDDMDKLELIEYAYEKRKSNVSRRQLNVGYYAT